From a region of the Nonlabens sp. Hel1_33_55 genome:
- a CDS encoding LytR/AlgR family response regulator transcription factor, whose translation MKLRVYVVEDMGVARASIINALTRGGHNVTGSATSAESAWMEIQQIIPDLVLIDINLKGSKDGIWLGQKVKNQYKTMVIFLTASSNNDHLAKIASMDADGYLMKPFNNPSLLTMIDMAARRRSSSQTDISKKEETTTFLKSKTGLHKVIISDIVYLQSEANNVHVFLTNNKYMTRAKLSDLAADLELPISFIRIHRRYLVNKSKIKTIHSNSIIMSTDVELPISKKFSEDIKSLI comes from the coding sequence ATGAAACTTAGAGTTTATGTTGTAGAAGATATGGGTGTGGCGAGAGCTAGTATAATCAATGCTCTTACTCGTGGTGGTCATAACGTTACGGGAAGCGCTACCAGTGCAGAATCTGCATGGATGGAAATACAGCAAATAATTCCTGATTTAGTGTTGATCGACATTAACCTCAAAGGTTCAAAAGATGGCATATGGTTAGGACAAAAAGTCAAGAATCAATATAAAACTATGGTGATATTCTTGACAGCCTCTAGTAATAATGATCATTTAGCAAAGATTGCCAGCATGGATGCAGACGGTTATCTCATGAAACCCTTCAATAATCCCAGTCTTCTTACCATGATTGATATGGCCGCAAGGAGAAGATCATCTTCCCAAACTGATATTTCAAAAAAAGAAGAAACCACCACCTTTCTAAAATCCAAAACAGGTCTACATAAAGTAATAATTTCAGATATCGTTTATCTGCAGTCAGAAGCAAACAATGTGCATGTCTTCTTGACCAACAACAAGTACATGACAAGAGCAAAACTGAGTGATTTAGCTGCAGATTTAGAATTGCCCATTAGTTTCATTAGAATCCACAGACGTTACCTGGTGAACAAATCAAAAATTAAAACCATTCATAGCAATAGCATCATCATGTCTACAGACGTGGAGTTGCCTATCTCAAAGAAGTTTTCAGAAGACATTAAATCTCTAATCTAA
- the rimK gene encoding 30S ribosomal protein S6--L-glutamate ligase, whose translation MRIAVLSANPNLYSTKRLVEAGKKKGHEMLIIDHTKCNLVIEKKNPTIIYKGKVLENIDGVIPRIGASVTFFGTAVVRQFEMMKVFSSTESQALVRSRDKLRSLQILSRAGLGLPKTVFSNYSKDVSEVVDAVGGAPLVIKLLEGTQGIGVVLADNRNSAESILEAFNGLQARVIAQEFIKEAGGSDIRVFIVDGVVVGAMKRQGKEGEFRSNLHRGGSANIIELTDEEENAALKAAKAMGLGIAGVDMLQSSRGPLILEVNSSPGLEGIEGATGKDIATHIIKYIERNAN comes from the coding sequence ATGAGAATTGCAGTATTGTCGGCAAACCCCAATTTATATTCTACAAAAAGACTGGTTGAAGCCGGGAAAAAGAAAGGCCATGAGATGTTGATCATTGATCATACTAAATGTAACCTAGTCATTGAAAAGAAAAACCCGACGATTATATATAAAGGTAAAGTCCTAGAAAATATTGATGGTGTCATCCCTAGAATAGGAGCTTCTGTAACATTCTTTGGAACAGCAGTGGTGCGTCAATTTGAGATGATGAAAGTATTTTCATCTACAGAGTCTCAAGCACTAGTGCGATCAAGAGATAAATTGCGTAGTCTTCAAATTTTATCACGAGCTGGATTGGGCTTGCCTAAAACGGTTTTTAGTAACTATTCAAAAGATGTTAGCGAAGTAGTGGATGCAGTTGGCGGTGCGCCACTTGTTATCAAATTACTTGAGGGAACGCAAGGTATAGGAGTTGTACTTGCAGATAACAGAAATTCTGCTGAATCGATTCTTGAGGCTTTTAATGGGCTACAAGCTCGTGTGATTGCTCAGGAGTTTATAAAAGAAGCAGGTGGATCAGACATCCGTGTATTTATCGTCGATGGAGTAGTGGTAGGCGCCATGAAACGTCAAGGGAAAGAAGGCGAGTTTCGTTCTAATCTACATCGCGGCGGTAGCGCAAATATTATTGAATTAACAGACGAAGAAGAGAATGCAGCTCTAAAAGCAGCAAAAGCAATGGGTCTAGGAATTGCAGGTGTAGATATGTTACAGTCATCTCGCGGGCCGTTGATTCTTGAAGTTAATTCCTCTCCAGGATTGGAAGGCATAGAAGGTGCAACTGGCAAGGATATTGCGACACATATCATCAAATATATTGAGCGTAATGCTAATTAA
- a CDS encoding sulfite exporter TauE/SafE family protein translates to MALEYLPFIFFFVALLYSSVGFGGGSSYLAILSLVLVDFYEIRSTALLLNIFVVAIGTFVFIKNGILKPKLLWPFFLLSVPLAYIGAQIQMSQTAFFILLGTALILAGISMLLRYAQSKLETVELSNSKKILLGGGIGLLSGVSGIGGGIFLSPVLNLLKWANPRIIASLASVFILVNSVAGLIGLKIAGTLSLNFEVMFQLIIAVILGGIVGSYLSSKKFNLKFLGVLTALLVFYVGIKIILQHGFQVYL, encoded by the coding sequence ATGGCGCTGGAATATTTGCCTTTTATATTCTTTTTTGTAGCGCTTTTGTATAGCTCTGTAGGTTTCGGCGGCGGTTCTAGTTATCTCGCTATCTTGAGTTTGGTTCTTGTAGATTTTTATGAAATCCGCTCCACGGCATTACTGCTCAACATATTTGTAGTGGCGATAGGAACTTTTGTTTTCATTAAGAACGGAATTTTGAAACCCAAGTTGCTCTGGCCATTTTTTTTACTGAGTGTCCCGCTGGCATATATTGGTGCGCAAATTCAAATGTCACAAACGGCTTTCTTTATTTTATTGGGAACAGCTTTGATTTTGGCAGGAATAAGCATGTTGCTTAGATATGCTCAAAGTAAATTAGAAACTGTAGAGCTTTCCAATTCAAAGAAAATACTATTGGGTGGTGGTATTGGGTTACTCTCAGGAGTTTCTGGAATAGGCGGTGGCATTTTTTTATCACCTGTACTGAATTTACTCAAGTGGGCAAATCCACGAATTATCGCATCACTAGCTTCCGTATTTATATTAGTTAATTCTGTTGCTGGACTGATAGGATTAAAAATCGCTGGAACACTTTCATTGAACTTTGAAGTGATGTTTCAATTAATCATAGCCGTCATTTTAGGAGGCATTGTGGGATCCTATCTATCTAGTAAAAAGTTCAATCTAAAATTTTTGGGAGTTCTTACTGCTCTTTTAGTGTTCTATGTAGGAATTAAAATCATATTACAGCACGGCTTTCAAGTTTACCTCTGA
- a CDS encoding molybdopterin molybdotransferase MoeA encodes MVTIEQALEIIQQQKVKHSLESKDLDNCLGYSLSEDIYAPFDMPSFDNSAMDGYALCGIHQEYTIIGEVAAGDDATSFNLKDGQAVRIFTGAPVPKGTVAVMMQENTGVEGSNLLLEVLPKEGQSIRPKGAELQKGELVFKKGHYITPATIGLLGSLGMNSIPVIKKSNIKLITTGNELVAPGHPKSSGQIFESNSFALAAACTGFGFFCDQTIQIEDDFEAIKSGIKSALDNSDVLILSGGISVGDYDFVKQALEENGVEEQFYKVFQKPGKPLYFGRKANQFVFALPGNPASSLSCFYLYVLPLLYKLSGSTKSGLPQYKFPLKNDFENKTDRPSFLKANVENGIVEILNGQGSSMLRSMAHGNAIAFVDADISLKKGNEVVCYITS; translated from the coding sequence ATGGTAACTATAGAACAAGCACTTGAAATCATACAGCAGCAAAAAGTCAAACACTCGCTTGAATCTAAGGACTTAGATAATTGTTTGGGATATTCCCTATCCGAAGATATTTATGCTCCTTTTGATATGCCTTCCTTTGACAATTCTGCGATGGATGGTTATGCTCTGTGTGGTATACATCAAGAATACACCATTATTGGTGAAGTTGCGGCTGGTGACGATGCAACTAGCTTCAATTTAAAAGATGGACAAGCTGTCCGCATATTTACAGGTGCGCCAGTTCCTAAAGGAACCGTGGCTGTAATGATGCAAGAAAACACAGGCGTTGAAGGTTCAAATCTTCTATTGGAAGTATTACCTAAAGAAGGTCAAAGCATCCGTCCTAAAGGAGCGGAATTACAAAAGGGTGAATTGGTTTTTAAGAAAGGCCACTATATAACACCTGCGACCATTGGATTATTGGGAAGCTTAGGAATGAATTCCATTCCAGTCATCAAAAAATCAAACATCAAGCTCATTACTACTGGAAACGAATTAGTAGCTCCAGGCCATCCTAAATCAAGTGGTCAAATTTTTGAATCCAACAGTTTTGCGCTCGCGGCAGCTTGCACAGGTTTCGGATTTTTTTGTGATCAAACTATCCAAATTGAAGATGACTTTGAAGCTATCAAATCAGGAATTAAATCGGCTTTGGATAACTCTGATGTGTTGATTCTTTCTGGAGGAATATCCGTTGGAGATTATGATTTTGTGAAGCAAGCTTTAGAAGAAAACGGAGTTGAAGAACAATTTTATAAAGTTTTTCAGAAACCCGGCAAACCACTCTACTTCGGTAGAAAAGCAAACCAGTTTGTATTTGCTTTACCTGGAAATCCGGCGTCTTCCTTAAGTTGTTTTTATCTATACGTGCTGCCATTACTATACAAGCTTAGTGGCTCGACTAAATCTGGATTGCCACAGTATAAGTTTCCATTAAAAAATGATTTCGAAAATAAAACGGATCGGCCATCCTTTCTAAAAGCAAACGTAGAAAACGGTATAGTTGAAATACTAAACGGTCAAGGTTCTTCCATGCTAAGATCCATGGCCCATGGCAACGCTATTGCTTTTGTCGATGCTGATATATCTTTAAAGAAAGGCAATGAGGTTGTTTGCTATATAACGTCCTGA
- the moaA gene encoding GTP 3',8-cyclase MoaA, with product MTDSKPQIVDNFGRPHTYLRISLTDRCNLRCFYCMPEEGIELMEKSNIMTIEEIIDLATTFRDLGVDTIRLTGGEPLVRKNFGFLIEELAKLGVTLKLTTNGIVLDKYLDLFQKIGLKKINISLDTLDKAKSIFITKRDYFQRILQNLETALEMDMEVKLNIVLIKGVNDNEINDFIELTRYKNLTIKFIEFMPFKGNKWDWDKGVSKNEILDTISNGFGIIEELKNPKHSTSSNFKVLNHVGSFAIVSTITSPFCDDCNRIRVTADGKMKNCLFANSETDLLTPLRNRDAMDDLIINAIKTKKHSRDGMDVKMEAEHYEQNRSMISIGG from the coding sequence ATGACGGATAGTAAACCACAGATTGTAGATAATTTTGGTAGGCCACACACCTACCTGAGAATATCGTTGACCGATAGGTGCAATCTTCGTTGTTTTTATTGCATGCCAGAAGAAGGCATTGAGTTGATGGAGAAATCCAACATCATGACGATTGAAGAAATTATAGATCTCGCTACAACTTTCAGAGATCTAGGTGTAGACACCATACGATTAACTGGTGGCGAGCCACTCGTTCGGAAAAATTTCGGTTTTTTAATTGAGGAATTGGCCAAGCTAGGCGTGACCTTGAAACTGACAACTAATGGTATTGTCTTAGACAAATACCTGGACCTTTTTCAAAAAATTGGTCTCAAAAAAATAAACATCAGTCTTGATACGCTCGATAAAGCAAAATCTATTTTTATTACCAAACGTGACTACTTCCAGCGCATTTTGCAAAACTTAGAAACGGCGCTAGAAATGGATATGGAAGTAAAATTGAATATCGTTTTGATCAAAGGCGTCAATGATAATGAGATTAATGATTTTATTGAACTCACTCGATATAAAAATTTGACGATCAAATTTATCGAGTTCATGCCCTTCAAAGGGAACAAATGGGACTGGGACAAAGGTGTAAGCAAAAACGAAATTCTAGATACGATCTCAAACGGATTTGGAATTATTGAAGAATTGAAAAATCCAAAGCATAGCACTTCTTCCAATTTCAAAGTGCTAAATCATGTTGGGAGCTTTGCCATTGTTAGTACGATTACAAGCCCATTTTGCGATGATTGTAATAGAATAAGAGTCACTGCTGATGGCAAGATGAAAAACTGCCTGTTTGCCAACTCAGAAACCGATCTACTAACTCCACTTCGGAATCGTGATGCTATGGATGATTTGATTATTAACGCGATCAAGACTAAAAAGCATTCCCGCGATGGTATGGATGTAAAAATGGAAGCTGAACATTACGAGCAGAATAGATCCATGATTTCAATAGGTGGCTAA
- the moaCB gene encoding bifunctional molybdenum cofactor biosynthesis protein MoaC/MoaB, translating into MVDITHKINTLREATAIAIVRTSNQDTITALQENKVPKGNVFEMAKAAGLLGVKKTPELLPDCHPLPIEYTGIAYKIEGLEIEIAVTVKTIYKTGVEVEAMHGASIVALTFYDMLKPIDKNVEIGTIKLQQKKGGKSSYKIDASGLTAEVVVCSDSISKGIAEDKSGKIIASRLKELGIESNITIIADDSEKIKEALNTATTELVIFTGGTGVGPRDVTPETIEPLLDIKLKGVEEQMRSYGQERMPYAMLSRSVAGLKDGKVVLALPGSSKGVAECMDAIFPHVLHVFKVIEGTRHDG; encoded by the coding sequence ATGGTAGATATTACCCATAAAATAAATACATTGAGAGAAGCGACCGCTATAGCTATAGTGCGCACTTCTAATCAAGATACCATCACCGCTTTACAGGAAAACAAAGTTCCAAAAGGAAATGTTTTTGAAATGGCAAAAGCAGCTGGACTGCTAGGAGTTAAAAAAACTCCAGAGCTTTTACCAGATTGTCATCCACTGCCTATAGAATATACAGGCATTGCCTATAAAATTGAGGGACTCGAGATCGAGATTGCCGTAACCGTAAAAACCATTTACAAAACAGGTGTTGAAGTAGAAGCTATGCACGGCGCCAGCATTGTGGCTTTGACATTTTATGATATGCTGAAACCCATCGATAAGAATGTGGAAATAGGCACTATCAAATTACAACAGAAAAAAGGAGGAAAATCCTCTTATAAAATTGACGCTTCAGGACTGACCGCAGAAGTGGTGGTTTGTTCAGATTCTATCTCCAAAGGAATAGCAGAAGACAAATCAGGAAAGATCATTGCCTCAAGATTGAAAGAGTTAGGCATTGAGTCAAATATAACCATCATTGCTGATGACTCTGAGAAAATCAAAGAAGCATTGAATACTGCAACCACTGAATTGGTGATTTTTACAGGTGGTACTGGGGTTGGACCAAGAGACGTTACACCAGAAACTATTGAACCGCTGCTTGATATTAAACTAAAGGGCGTTGAAGAACAAATGAGAAGTTACGGTCAAGAACGTATGCCGTATGCCATGCTCTCTAGATCTGTAGCAGGATTGAAAGACGGAAAAGTAGTACTTGCATTACCAGGATCATCAAAAGGTGTTGCGGAATGTATGGACGCTATTTTCCCACATGTATTGCATGTATTTAAAGTGATAGAAGGAACACGACATGACGGATAG
- a CDS encoding molybdenum cofactor biosynthesis protein MoaE — MEHKKPKKALVQGAISPEKIATSIANHQSKTNIGAHSIFLGQIRADQIDGKTVSAIEYTAYEDMAENKFHEIRESAFAKFNITCAHIYHSLGTVKKGEICLFVFTSSAHRKIAIEACNYFVEEIKSKVPVFGKEIFEDETHQWKVNT; from the coding sequence ATGGAACATAAAAAACCTAAAAAGGCGTTGGTACAGGGCGCGATCTCTCCAGAGAAAATCGCAACCTCTATTGCCAACCATCAATCAAAAACCAACATAGGTGCACACAGCATTTTCTTGGGTCAGATTAGGGCAGATCAAATTGACGGAAAGACTGTTAGTGCGATTGAATATACGGCCTATGAGGATATGGCAGAAAATAAGTTTCATGAGATTAGAGAGTCCGCTTTCGCGAAATTTAATATTACATGTGCCCATATTTATCACAGTCTTGGAACGGTTAAAAAAGGCGAAATTTGCCTATTCGTCTTTACTTCTTCTGCGCACCGAAAAATAGCAATTGAAGCTTGCAATTATTTTGTCGAAGAGATTAAATCAAAAGTGCCAGTTTTCGGAAAAGAGATTTTTGAAGATGAAACTCACCAATGGAAAGTCAATACATAG
- a CDS encoding HesA/MoeB/ThiF family protein has protein sequence MRYNRQIQLDTVGVEGQQKIADAKVLIIGVGGLGCPAAQYLVGAGVGTIGMMDHDLVSITNLHRQVLYRESDLGKPKAIVAKERLIEMNSEVNIIAINEALDDKNAVSIFSGYDMVIDGSDNFETKYLINDAAILSGKPWVYGSVFKNEGQLSVFNFKGGASYRCVFAKATTENISCETTGVLGPVPGLLGLYQAMEALKIILNSDAVCSDRLRIFNFLNGTQQSINITKKQDQIDQILENGIIPVQINCRLKDEERVYLDVREQMEQPRIESNSIIYIPLNHLHAKHGEIPRETDVFVFCKTGKRSSMAIELLQTEYGFKNLHNVNGGIETIIHGT, from the coding sequence ATGCGCTATAACCGTCAAATACAATTGGACACCGTTGGTGTTGAAGGACAGCAAAAAATTGCTGACGCCAAGGTTCTTATTATAGGAGTTGGTGGATTGGGTTGTCCTGCTGCTCAGTATTTGGTGGGTGCAGGAGTTGGAACTATTGGAATGATGGATCACGATCTTGTCTCCATAACCAATTTACACAGGCAGGTGCTTTACCGTGAATCAGATTTGGGGAAACCTAAAGCAATAGTTGCAAAAGAGCGTCTCATTGAAATGAATTCAGAAGTGAACATCATCGCTATCAATGAAGCACTAGATGATAAAAATGCAGTATCTATTTTTTCGGGATATGATATGGTGATCGACGGTTCTGACAATTTTGAAACTAAATACCTAATCAATGATGCCGCTATTTTATCTGGAAAACCATGGGTCTATGGTTCTGTTTTCAAAAATGAAGGACAATTAAGTGTGTTTAATTTTAAAGGTGGAGCTAGTTATAGATGCGTTTTCGCGAAAGCGACAACAGAAAATATAAGTTGTGAAACTACTGGGGTTTTAGGACCAGTTCCGGGCTTATTAGGGCTGTACCAAGCTATGGAAGCATTGAAAATTATATTGAATAGTGACGCCGTTTGTTCAGATAGATTGAGGATCTTCAATTTCCTGAATGGCACGCAACAAAGCATAAATATTACCAAAAAACAAGATCAAATCGACCAAATCCTGGAGAACGGCATCATTCCTGTGCAGATCAATTGTCGGCTTAAAGATGAGGAAAGAGTTTATCTAGATGTTCGAGAACAGATGGAGCAGCCTAGAATCGAGTCCAATAGTATCATTTATATTCCCTTAAATCATTTACACGCAAAACATGGGGAAATCCCTAGAGAAACGGATGTTTTCGTTTTCTGTAAAACAGGCAAACGTAGTAGCATGGCGATAGAATTATTGCAGACTGAATACGGATTCAAAAATCTACACAACGTTAATGGCGGCATAGAAACAATTATTCATGGAACATAA
- a CDS encoding MoaD/ThiS family protein: MKLNLKYFGMIAESAGKSEEKFSFTDGNTVAELKAQIVNLYNIKDPGTVQIAVNQDLNVTSQLKEDDEVAFLPPFAGG; the protein is encoded by the coding sequence ATGAAATTGAATTTGAAATACTTCGGTATGATTGCAGAGTCTGCAGGTAAGTCTGAGGAAAAGTTTTCATTTACCGATGGCAATACGGTCGCCGAATTGAAAGCACAGATCGTAAATCTATATAATATTAAAGATCCAGGAACTGTTCAAATAGCAGTAAATCAGGATCTCAATGTTACTTCGCAATTAAAGGAAGACGATGAAGTAGCTTTTTTACCACCTTTTGCTGGAGGCTGA
- a CDS encoding NTP transferase domain-containing protein, with protein sequence MINGIKIGVVILAAGSSSRLGHAKQLVEFKGSTLLQRVIDLTSAIDFDVNILVLGANYEKIKTSIKASAFEIIENKEWSNGMASSLKLGLEQALDLDQSLSQIVVLLSDQPFVGKTEINRLIEVQLDKQSPATFSEYDGIIGVPAIFSVSLVPELMKLEGDQGAKKLLSDKAFDYQTIPFEKGIFDVDTPEDVERLHKMEQE encoded by the coding sequence ATGATCAACGGAATCAAAATAGGAGTCGTCATACTCGCTGCAGGATCTTCCAGCCGTTTAGGTCACGCAAAACAGCTCGTAGAATTTAAGGGAAGTACGCTATTGCAACGAGTAATCGATCTAACTAGTGCTATTGACTTTGATGTAAATATTTTGGTTTTGGGAGCCAATTATGAGAAAATCAAAACTTCAATCAAAGCATCAGCATTTGAAATTATTGAGAATAAGGAATGGTCAAATGGTATGGCTAGTAGTCTCAAACTAGGGTTAGAACAAGCTCTAGATCTAGATCAATCCTTGAGTCAGATTGTCGTCTTGCTATCAGACCAACCGTTTGTTGGAAAAACAGAAATAAATCGACTCATTGAAGTCCAATTAGATAAGCAGTCACCAGCAACTTTTTCAGAATACGATGGCATAATTGGTGTTCCAGCTATTTTTTCTGTATCGCTTGTCCCTGAATTAATGAAACTAGAAGGTGATCAAGGTGCTAAAAAACTATTAAGCGATAAGGCTTTTGATTATCAAACAATACCTTTTGAAAAAGGAATTTTTGACGTGGATACTCCAGAAGATGTTGAACGACTGCATAAAATGGAACAAGAATGA
- a CDS encoding XdhC family protein, which produces MRELDVIVERYEQLKKEGTTSVLATVVHVDGSSYRRSGARMLIDEYGNITGAISGGCLEGDALKKALLALHQNKNKLITYDTSDEDDVVIGAQLGCNGIIRVLFEPLNYDDDQNACEILSKTMDQREPTAIGVLFNLDATLTQLGTIVVVNDNLDALNQNENFELLNTISSELKSTFQKAHNTFSEIFFKHANHHLFLQYYLPAVKLVIVGAGNDAQILAQQADLLGWKVIVTDGRTTHANTDRFTSSCQIIVSKPELTLNHIEIDSRTCVVLMSHNYHYDLEVLKLLIPQIEIPYIGILGPLKKWQKMQDDLESQGFEITQKLLHKIHAPVGLDLAAETPAEIGLSILAEIQAVITKSSAQPLKNKKQPIHERIDSNFKTTAS; this is translated from the coding sequence ATGAGAGAGCTAGATGTTATTGTAGAACGTTACGAGCAGCTTAAGAAGGAAGGTACAACCTCTGTTCTTGCTACTGTGGTTCATGTAGACGGGTCATCATATCGCAGATCTGGCGCTCGCATGCTGATTGATGAATATGGAAATATAACTGGCGCGATAAGCGGCGGCTGTTTAGAAGGTGATGCTCTAAAAAAAGCGCTTCTAGCCTTGCATCAAAACAAAAACAAACTAATCACATACGATACTAGCGATGAGGACGATGTGGTGATAGGTGCGCAATTAGGATGCAATGGGATTATTCGGGTTTTATTCGAACCACTAAATTATGATGATGATCAAAATGCTTGTGAAATACTGAGTAAAACAATGGATCAACGCGAGCCTACAGCGATTGGTGTTCTCTTCAATCTAGATGCAACGTTGACACAATTAGGAACTATCGTTGTAGTAAACGACAATCTTGATGCATTAAACCAAAATGAGAATTTTGAATTATTGAATACAATTAGTTCAGAATTGAAAAGCACATTTCAAAAAGCGCACAATACGTTTAGTGAGATCTTTTTTAAACACGCGAATCACCATTTGTTTTTACAATATTATTTACCTGCGGTCAAATTAGTCATTGTAGGCGCTGGTAACGATGCTCAAATTTTAGCGCAGCAGGCAGATTTACTTGGCTGGAAAGTGATCGTTACAGATGGACGAACCACGCACGCAAATACGGACCGATTTACAAGCTCTTGTCAAATAATAGTGAGTAAACCAGAGCTAACACTCAATCATATTGAAATAGATTCACGAACCTGTGTTGTGTTGATGAGTCACAATTATCATTACGATCTGGAAGTTTTGAAGTTACTGATTCCGCAAATTGAGATTCCGTACATAGGCATTCTAGGACCGTTGAAAAAATGGCAAAAAATGCAGGATGATCTGGAATCCCAAGGTTTTGAGATCACTCAAAAATTATTACACAAAATACATGCGCCAGTTGGATTGGATTTGGCCGCAGAGACTCCGGCAGAAATAGGTCTATCCATACTTGCTGAAATACAAGCAGTCATTACGAAATCCAGTGCGCAGCCTTTGAAAAATAAAAAGCAGCCCATTCACGAACGCATAGACTCAAATTTCAAAACTACAGCATCATGA